A genomic stretch from Deltaproteobacteria bacterium includes:
- the hflX gene encoding GTPase HflX, whose translation MPLISTQRPKEKALLVGVELPSRDPQLPLEYSLEELERLAKTAGATVLGKHSQQVRRVTPATLIGSGKVDEIKASIHDLDANLVIIDEDLTPAQQRNLETAFKVRVVDRSQLILDIFAQRARSNEGKLQVELAQLQYLLPRLTRQWTHLSRLGGGIGTRGPGETQLEVDRRRIRERIGHLKHRLETVERTRTLQRKERGEVPFATVALVGYTNAGKSTLMNTLTRAGVFVEDNLFATLDPTTRALRLPNGDKVMIVDTVGFINKIPHSLIEAFKGTLEEVSRADLLLHLIDMANPLYDEQIKVIDGVLDEIGAGEIPTLLVPNKIDVVATVPVREIQSMSKNAAGVCPISALTGGGVAELLAQVGGILDREKELFDASFSLQQGSWVALLRERGRIVKETYDAEGIHVTALVTAKLAGQMRKLLNGDRAAAKLLV comes from the coding sequence ATGCCGCTCATCTCCACCCAGCGCCCCAAAGAGAAAGCCCTTCTCGTCGGCGTCGAGTTGCCGTCCCGCGACCCGCAGCTTCCTCTCGAATATAGTCTGGAAGAACTAGAACGGCTGGCGAAAACCGCCGGCGCCACCGTGCTCGGCAAACATTCCCAACAGGTGCGCCGGGTGACGCCGGCGACCTTAATCGGCAGCGGTAAAGTGGACGAGATCAAGGCGAGCATTCACGATCTCGATGCCAATTTAGTCATCATCGACGAGGATTTGACGCCGGCGCAGCAGCGCAATCTGGAAACCGCTTTCAAAGTCCGGGTCGTCGACCGCAGTCAATTGATCCTCGATATTTTCGCCCAGCGGGCGCGCAGCAATGAAGGCAAACTGCAGGTCGAGCTGGCGCAGCTGCAATACTTGCTGCCGCGGCTGACGCGCCAGTGGACCCACTTGTCGCGACTTGGCGGCGGCATCGGCACCCGCGGACCGGGCGAAACTCAGCTCGAAGTCGACCGCCGGCGCATTCGCGAACGGATCGGCCATCTCAAGCATCGGCTAGAAACCGTCGAGCGGACGCGCACGCTGCAGCGCAAAGAGCGCGGCGAAGTGCCTTTTGCTACCGTGGCGCTGGTGGGCTACACCAACGCCGGCAAGTCGACCTTGATGAACACGCTGACGCGCGCCGGAGTTTTCGTCGAGGACAATCTGTTTGCGACGCTCGATCCGACGACCCGGGCGCTACGGCTGCCCAACGGCGACAAGGTGATGATCGTCGACACCGTCGGTTTCATCAATAAGATTCCCCATTCCTTGATCGAAGCGTTCAAGGGAACCCTCGAAGAGGTGAGCCGCGCCGACTTGCTGCTGCATTTGATAGACATGGCCAACCCGCTCTACGACGAGCAAATCAAAGTCATCGACGGCGTCCTCGACGAGATCGGTGCCGGGGAAATTCCGACGCTGTTGGTGCCGAACAAGATCGATGTGGTGGCAACGGTGCCGGTCCGTGAAATTCAAAGCATGAGCAAGAACGCTGCCGGAGTTTGTCCGATTTCAGCTCTCACGGGCGGCGGCGTCGCCGAGCTGCTCGCGCAAGTCGGCGGAATTCTCGACCGCGAAAAAGAGCTGTTCGATGCCAGCTTTAGTTTGCAGCAGGGTAGTTGGGTGGCGCTCTTGCGCGAGCGCGGCCGGATCGTCAAGGAAACCTACGATGCCGAGGGTATTCACGTCACCGCCTTGGTGACGGCCAAGCTTGCCGGGCAAATGCGTAAACTACTCAATGGCGATCGTGCGGCGGCGAAGCTTCTGGTGTGA
- a CDS encoding 50S ribosomal protein L20: protein MPRAKGGVKTRQKHKKIMKLAKGYVGGRGSLYRSARETVERGLVFAYRDRRVKKRTFRGLWITRISAAAKICGISYNQLIKGLKEAKVELDRKILAEIAAADMTAFGQIAQTAKSHLSA, encoded by the coding sequence GTGCCTAGAGCTAAAGGTGGAGTAAAGACCAGGCAGAAGCATAAGAAGATCATGAAGCTGGCCAAGGGCTACGTCGGTGGCCGCGGCAGTTTGTATCGTTCTGCGAGAGAGACCGTCGAGCGTGGCTTGGTGTTCGCGTATCGTGACCGGCGCGTGAAAAAGCGCACCTTTCGCGGTCTGTGGATCACTCGCATCAGCGCGGCGGCGAAAATCTGCGGCATCTCTTACAATCAGCTGATCAAGGGACTCAAAGAAGCCAAGGTGGAGTTGGACCGCAAAATTCTGGCGGAAATCGCCGCGGCGGACATGACCGCCTTCGGTCAAATCGCACAAACCGCAAAATCTCACCTAAGCGCGTAA
- the thrS gene encoding threonine--tRNA ligase, which yields MESIHVTFVDGSAVDVRSGTRVVEIAAAAGAKNLIAAKVDGVAVDLNRPLDKDCAVEWIAPESADGLDVIRHSTAHLMAQAVQALFPGTQVTIGPTIDDGFYYDFKRSQSFSPEELEQIETRMQELVKANLKITREELPRAEAIELFRKMGEDYKVEIIEGIKEEFVSLYRQGDWVDLCRGPHVPSTGAIKAFKLTGVAGAYWRGNEQNKMLQRIYGTSWNSKDALKEHLRLLEEAKKRDHRRLGKELDLFSFHPIAPASPFFHPKGATVYNELIAYMRRLYVRYGYDEVITPQILDVDLWRRSGHYEHYRDNMYFTEVDERQFGVKPMNCPGHTFVYAAKKRSYRDLPLRIADFGRLHRYERSGVTAGLTRVRSFAQDDAHIFCAPEQIEAEIGSLIKMLREVYKTFQFSDMQVKLSTRPKDFIGEQVIWDKAEAALSQALSKEGIDYQINPGDGAFYGPKIDFVVLDALKRGWQLATIQLDFNLPQRFDLVYTSSAGTDERPVMIHRAILGSIERFMGILIEHCAGAFPLWLAPVQVKLLTVTIDHKEYANSVFEQLRAGGWRVELDGRNEKLGYKIREAQLAKIPYAVVIGDKEVAGQTLAPRRRGGENLPAVGVEEFIAQLRAEVALDVGAA from the coding sequence ATGGAAAGTATTCACGTCACTTTTGTTGACGGTAGTGCCGTTGACGTTCGTTCAGGAACCCGAGTTGTGGAGATCGCGGCTGCCGCCGGCGCTAAAAATCTCATCGCCGCCAAGGTGGACGGCGTTGCCGTCGATCTCAATCGTCCGTTGGACAAAGATTGCGCCGTCGAGTGGATCGCGCCCGAGAGCGCCGATGGCCTCGACGTGATTCGTCATTCCACAGCTCATTTGATGGCCCAGGCGGTGCAGGCGCTTTTTCCGGGAACTCAAGTGACCATCGGTCCGACCATTGACGACGGGTTTTACTATGATTTCAAACGCAGCCAGTCCTTCTCGCCGGAAGAATTGGAACAGATCGAAACGCGCATGCAGGAATTGGTCAAAGCCAATTTGAAAATTACCCGCGAGGAGCTGCCACGGGCGGAAGCCATCGAGCTGTTTCGCAAGATGGGCGAGGACTATAAGGTCGAGATCATCGAAGGTATAAAAGAAGAATTCGTCTCGCTCTACCGTCAAGGCGACTGGGTGGATCTGTGCCGCGGCCCTCATGTACCGTCGACCGGCGCGATTAAAGCTTTCAAACTAACCGGCGTGGCCGGCGCCTATTGGCGCGGCAACGAGCAGAACAAGATGCTCCAGCGCATCTACGGCACGTCGTGGAATTCCAAAGACGCGCTCAAAGAACATTTGCGCTTGCTGGAAGAAGCCAAGAAGCGCGATCACCGCCGGCTCGGTAAGGAACTAGACCTTTTCAGTTTTCATCCGATCGCGCCGGCCAGTCCATTTTTTCATCCCAAGGGCGCGACGGTTTACAACGAGTTGATCGCCTACATGCGCCGGCTCTACGTGCGTTACGGTTACGACGAAGTGATCACGCCGCAAATTCTCGATGTCGATCTGTGGCGCCGTTCCGGCCATTACGAACACTATCGCGACAACATGTATTTCACCGAGGTCGACGAGCGCCAGTTCGGCGTCAAGCCGATGAACTGCCCCGGCCACACGTTCGTTTACGCGGCGAAGAAGCGCTCCTATCGCGACCTGCCGCTGCGTATCGCCGACTTCGGCCGGCTCCATCGTTACGAGCGCTCCGGCGTGACCGCGGGTTTGACTCGAGTGCGTTCCTTCGCGCAAGACGACGCCCATATCTTTTGCGCGCCGGAGCAGATCGAAGCGGAGATCGGTAGCCTGATTAAAATGCTGCGTGAAGTGTATAAGACCTTTCAGTTTAGCGATATGCAGGTCAAGCTTTCGACCCGGCCAAAGGATTTTATCGGTGAGCAGGTCATTTGGGACAAAGCTGAGGCCGCCCTCAGCCAAGCGCTCAGCAAAGAAGGGATCGACTACCAGATCAATCCCGGCGACGGCGCTTTCTACGGGCCCAAGATCGATTTCGTTGTGCTCGATGCGCTCAAGCGCGGTTGGCAGCTGGCGACGATACAGCTCGATTTCAATTTGCCTCAGCGCTTCGATTTGGTTTATACCTCGTCGGCTGGGACTGACGAACGGCCGGTGATGATTCACCGGGCGATTCTCGGTTCCATCGAGCGCTTTATGGGCATCTTGATCGAACATTGCGCCGGCGCGTTTCCGCTCTGGCTTGCGCCGGTGCAGGTAAAGTTATTGACTGTCACCATCGATCATAAGGAATACGCCAATAGCGTGTTCGAGCAGTTGCGCGCCGGTGGCTGGCGTGTCGAGCTCGACGGCCGCAATGAAAAGCTCGGCTACAAAATTCGTGAAGCCCAGTTAGCCAAGATTCCCTACGCCGTGGTGATCGGCGACAAAGAAGTGGCGGGCCAGACGCTGGCGCCGCGCCGGCGCGGTGGCGAGAACCTGCCGGCTGTGGGGGTCGAGGAATTTATCGCCCAGTTACGCGCCGAGGTTGCACTCGACGTTGGAGCAGCATAG
- a CDS encoding phenylalanine--tRNA ligase subunit alpha, producing MNDSLETLRGEVLERIQQANSDKEIEQLRVEVLGRSGSLTLRLRGLKDLSAEERPRAGEALNQLRREFEELLDQRLHGFKAQAKAQTLKTERIDITLPGTRWQRGSSHPLTLVIDEIVEIFCGMGFEIARGPDIEDDYHNFEALNIPKDHPARDMQDTFFVADGRLLRTHTSPVQIRTMETRKPPLQVIVPGAVYRHDDDATHSPMFHQVEGFMVDERITFADLKGVLTHVLQQIFERDAGVRFRPSFFPFTEPSAEIDIQCVICGGSGVHKDGQTCRVCKATGWLEILGAGMIDPAVFQCVGYDAEKVSGFAFGMGVERIAMLKYGIDDIRAFFQNDLRFLRQFR from the coding sequence ATGAACGATTCACTGGAAACTCTCCGCGGAGAGGTTCTGGAGCGAATCCAGCAAGCGAACTCCGACAAGGAGATTGAGCAGCTGCGGGTCGAAGTCCTGGGCCGAAGCGGTAGTTTGACCTTGCGTCTGCGCGGGCTCAAAGACTTGTCCGCGGAGGAGCGGCCGCGCGCCGGCGAAGCGCTCAACCAACTGCGTCGTGAGTTTGAAGAGCTTCTGGACCAGCGCCTGCACGGGTTTAAAGCGCAGGCCAAGGCGCAAACTCTCAAAACTGAGCGCATCGATATCACCTTGCCAGGCACGCGCTGGCAGCGCGGTAGCAGCCATCCGCTGACGCTGGTGATCGACGAGATCGTCGAAATTTTTTGCGGCATGGGTTTCGAGATCGCCCGCGGTCCGGACATCGAAGACGATTACCACAACTTCGAAGCGCTCAATATCCCCAAAGACCATCCGGCGCGCGACATGCAGGATACGTTTTTCGTCGCCGACGGCCGCTTGCTGCGCACCCATACATCGCCGGTGCAGATTCGCACCATGGAGACACGTAAACCGCCGCTGCAAGTGATCGTGCCCGGCGCGGTCTACCGCCACGACGACGACGCGACCCACTCGCCGATGTTTCATCAAGTCGAGGGCTTCATGGTCGACGAGCGCATCACTTTCGCCGATCTCAAAGGCGTGCTGACTCACGTTCTCCAGCAAATCTTCGAGCGTGACGCCGGCGTGCGCTTTCGGCCTAGTTTTTTTCCGTTCACCGAGCCCAGCGCCGAGATCGATATTCAATGCGTCATTTGCGGCGGCAGCGGCGTTCACAAAGACGGCCAGACGTGCCGGGTATGCAAAGCCACCGGTTGGCTGGAAATTCTCGGCGCCGGCATGATCGATCCGGCGGTGTTTCAATGCGTCGGTTACGACGCGGAAAAAGTTTCCGGCTTCGCCTTCGGTATGGGCGTCGAACGGATCGCCATGCTGAAATACGGCATCGATGATATTCGTGCGTTCTTTCAAAATGATTTACGTTTCTTGCGGCAATTCAGGTGA
- a CDS encoding MerR family transcriptional regulator has product MVTRLPEKIYFKIGEVSQIVGVEPYVLRYWETEFELLKPSKAPSKHRLYKKRDVELLLEIKRLLYSEGFTIEGARKKLKESKKDEKNQLKLPLTEQKYKSALMKLKKELESLRRLVS; this is encoded by the coding sequence ATGGTCACTCGCCTGCCGGAAAAAATTTACTTCAAGATCGGCGAGGTCAGCCAGATCGTCGGCGTCGAGCCCTACGTGCTGCGCTACTGGGAGACCGAGTTCGAGCTGCTGAAACCTTCCAAAGCGCCGTCCAAACATCGGCTCTACAAGAAACGCGATGTCGAGCTGCTGCTCGAAATCAAACGGCTGCTCTACAGCGAAGGCTTCACCATCGAAGGGGCGCGCAAGAAACTCAAAGAGTCCAAGAAGGACGAAAAAAATCAGCTCAAGCTGCCGCTCACCGAACAAAAATACAAAAGCGCGCTGATGAAGCTTAAAAAAGAATTAGAATCCCTGCGCCGTCTGGTTTCCTAA
- a CDS encoding CDP-alcohol phosphatidyltransferase family protein, with amino-acid sequence MLNLPNTLTLLRILTIPFFLECLAYHLYWEALVIFAIGGLTDFLDGLAARWMNQQTALGAYLDPVADKLLVFTSFGMLGSIGGIPPWLAIVVVLRDVFIVVGYGIVYFLVSETLEVRPSRLGKWSTTFQLLTLAVALALLHDPKLFSADVLTFFVGLTALTTLVSGAQYLYRGLLWLQVKAPSITPPG; translated from the coding sequence ATGCTCAACCTGCCGAACACGTTGACGCTGCTGCGCATCCTCACCATTCCATTTTTTTTGGAATGCCTCGCCTATCATCTCTATTGGGAAGCTTTGGTAATTTTTGCCATCGGCGGGCTCACCGATTTTCTCGATGGGCTGGCGGCGCGCTGGATGAACCAGCAGACGGCCTTGGGCGCCTATCTCGACCCGGTGGCGGACAAGCTATTGGTATTCACGTCGTTTGGCATGCTGGGTTCCATCGGCGGAATACCGCCTTGGTTGGCGATCGTGGTTGTCCTACGCGACGTGTTTATTGTCGTCGGCTACGGCATCGTCTATTTCCTAGTTTCGGAGACCTTGGAGGTGCGGCCGAGCCGCCTCGGCAAATGGAGCACGACATTTCAGTTGCTGACCTTGGCGGTGGCGTTGGCGCTGTTGCACGATCCGAAGTTGTTCAGTGCCGATGTGCTGACTTTTTTTGTTGGTCTGACCGCGCTGACGACCCTGGTTTCGGGGGCTCAATATTTGTATCGCGGTTTGCTTTGGTTGCAAGTCAAAGCACCGTCGATCACTCCGCCCGGTTGA
- a CDS encoding translation initiation factor IF-3, protein MAREARINHQIRAREVRVIGPKGEQLGVLPLHEALKQVEALELDLVEVAAEAQPPVCRMMDYGKFRYEQKKKTHSASKRSVVEIKEVKMGSRTDPHDVEHKVKNIRKFIGEGQRVKVSVFFRGREITHPELGRQMLMRVMEQLRDVAKLDIDPRLEGRNMAMLVTPKG, encoded by the coding sequence ATAGCTAGAGAAGCGAGAATCAATCACCAAATTCGCGCCCGTGAGGTGCGCGTCATTGGGCCTAAGGGGGAACAGCTCGGAGTCTTGCCGCTGCATGAAGCGCTCAAGCAAGTGGAAGCGCTAGAATTGGATTTGGTCGAAGTCGCGGCCGAAGCCCAGCCGCCGGTCTGTCGCATGATGGACTACGGCAAGTTTCGCTACGAGCAGAAAAAGAAAACTCATAGCGCGAGCAAGCGCTCGGTGGTCGAAATCAAAGAAGTCAAAATGGGTTCGCGCACCGATCCTCATGACGTCGAGCATAAGGTCAAAAACATTCGCAAGTTTATCGGCGAAGGCCAGCGGGTGAAAGTTTCGGTGTTCTTTCGCGGCCGGGAAATAACCCATCCGGAGCTGGGCCGGCAAATGCTGATGCGCGTCATGGAGCAATTGCGCGACGTCGCCAAATTGGACATCGATCCGCGCCTCGAGGGGCGCAACATGGCGATGCTCGTGACGCCCAAAGGTTAA
- a CDS encoding integration host factor subunit alpha has product MTKAEIITRIYEKVGFSKKDATDVVEATFDIIKSCLEKGEKVKVSGFGNFVVNTKRPRKGRNPQTGEEIIIVGRKVLTFKASQIMKKSLNGMAANGQGSPASDAAE; this is encoded by the coding sequence ATGACAAAAGCGGAAATAATCACGCGCATCTACGAGAAGGTCGGCTTTTCTAAAAAAGACGCCACCGATGTCGTCGAGGCGACCTTCGACATCATCAAAAGTTGTCTCGAGAAGGGCGAGAAGGTCAAGGTCTCGGGCTTTGGCAATTTCGTCGTCAACACCAAGCGGCCGCGCAAAGGGCGCAATCCCCAGACCGGCGAGGAGATCATCATCGTCGGGCGCAAAGTTTTGACATTCAAAGCCAGCCAAATCATGAAGAAGAGTTTGAACGGCATGGCGGCCAACGGCCAAGGTTCGCCGGCTTCCGACGCGGCGGAGTAA
- a CDS encoding FAD-dependent oxidoreductase produces the protein MAQAESKHNWDFEADVVIIGAGAAGLPAAIKAADGGASVIVVEANYDVGGHAIVSGGNVPLGGGTSAQKKYGIADSPDMVFSDLTDWTVVQNNGWPDFRYNDREVMRAFADHCAPTFEFLLANGVEFKPIAPDNQGGHCLGNSAPRENHAFWTKGAGLESPNARPGTGVIRPLENSARAKGVKFLLSYKMTGFVREGQKSGRVTGVSAAYNPRIMPGQSTPLKSFRSDGNIESTQASVSVRAKKAVIVATGGMTSDVNFRRMFDPRLTEVLTVAGEPYSYQDASGERAAMEIGASLWGLVNQTLEVGDQIRTQRVLGTKWNYMNWELESPIFPLVKAVGLTLKDWQNVILVNQVGKRFYDETKGDYPHGNVAGDIDPYTPNDYRNNENIHYHPSNYNFFNAAVAINEHSEAPEYSGGPIWAIFDAEAVARNKWIVEPPHVDPDGYFFSANTLKELAAKIKSEFQVKPVNGEVLEATVARYNSFVDAGKDEDFGKPTPKYKIAKPPFYAAWGTPNVHDTRSGLRINSKCQVMDMSGQVIPGLYCAGESAGGFNQHGLGRCTTQGFICGKNAAAE, from the coding sequence ATGGCACAGGCGGAGTCGAAGCATAACTGGGATTTTGAAGCTGACGTGGTGATCATCGGCGCGGGCGCCGCGGGCTTGCCCGCGGCGATCAAAGCGGCCGATGGCGGCGCATCGGTGATCGTCGTGGAAGCCAACTACGATGTCGGCGGCCACGCGATCGTCAGCGGCGGCAACGTGCCGCTGGGCGGCGGCACCAGCGCGCAAAAAAAATATGGCATCGCCGATTCGCCGGACATGGTGTTCTCCGATCTCACCGACTGGACCGTGGTGCAGAACAACGGCTGGCCGGATTTTCGCTACAACGACCGCGAAGTGATGCGCGCGTTCGCCGATCATTGCGCGCCGACCTTTGAATTTCTCTTGGCAAACGGCGTCGAGTTCAAACCGATCGCGCCGGACAATCAGGGCGGCCACTGTTTGGGTAATTCGGCGCCGCGGGAAAATCATGCTTTCTGGACGAAGGGAGCCGGGCTGGAAAGTCCCAACGCGCGGCCCGGCACCGGCGTGATTCGGCCGCTGGAAAATAGCGCGCGCGCCAAGGGCGTCAAATTTTTATTGAGCTATAAAATGACCGGCTTCGTGCGCGAAGGGCAGAAGAGCGGGCGCGTCACCGGCGTTAGCGCGGCGTACAATCCGCGCATCATGCCGGGGCAATCGACGCCGCTCAAAAGTTTTCGCTCCGACGGCAATATCGAGAGCACCCAGGCGAGCGTCAGCGTGCGGGCAAAAAAAGCCGTGATCGTCGCCACCGGCGGGATGACCAGCGATGTCAATTTTCGCCGCATGTTCGATCCGCGCTTGACCGAAGTGCTGACCGTCGCCGGCGAGCCGTACAGTTATCAAGACGCCAGCGGCGAGCGCGCCGCCATGGAGATCGGCGCGTCGCTCTGGGGTTTGGTCAACCAGACCTTGGAAGTCGGCGACCAAATCCGCACCCAGCGCGTCCTTGGCACCAAATGGAACTACATGAATTGGGAATTGGAGTCGCCGATCTTTCCGCTGGTCAAGGCGGTCGGACTGACGCTCAAAGACTGGCAGAACGTGATCTTGGTCAATCAGGTCGGCAAGCGTTTCTACGACGAAACCAAAGGCGACTATCCCCATGGCAACGTCGCCGGCGACATCGATCCCTACACGCCCAACGATTATCGCAACAACGAGAACATTCACTACCACCCGAGCAATTACAATTTTTTCAACGCCGCCGTGGCGATCAACGAACATTCCGAAGCGCCGGAATATTCCGGTGGGCCGATCTGGGCGATCTTCGACGCCGAAGCGGTGGCGCGCAACAAATGGATCGTCGAGCCGCCCCATGTCGATCCCGACGGTTACTTTTTCAGTGCCAATACTTTGAAAGAGTTGGCCGCCAAGATCAAAAGCGAGTTCCAAGTCAAACCGGTGAACGGCGAAGTTTTGGAAGCCACCGTGGCGCGCTACAATTCCTTCGTCGATGCCGGCAAAGACGAAGACTTCGGCAAGCCCACGCCGAAATATAAAATCGCCAAGCCGCCGTTCTACGCCGCCTGGGGCACGCCCAACGTGCACGACACGCGCTCGGGACTGCGCATCAATTCGAAATGCCAGGTGATGGACATGAGCGGGCAGGTGATTCCGGGACTCTACTGCGCGGGCGAGTCGGCGGGCGGCTTCAACCAGCATGGCCTGGGCCGCTGCACGACGCAGGGATTTATCTGCGGCAAGAATGCTGCGGCGGAATAG
- a CDS encoding 50S ribosomal protein L35 produces MPKIKTNRSAAKRFRVTGSGKIKRNKANKRHILSSKGKKRKRNLRHATLVASAEVKNIRKLIPYK; encoded by the coding sequence GTGCCTAAAATCAAAACCAACCGATCCGCCGCGAAGCGCTTTCGCGTAACCGGAAGCGGCAAGATAAAACGCAATAAAGCGAACAAGCGCCATATTCTTTCGAGCAAAGGGAAAAAGCGCAAGCGCAATTTGCGTCACGCGACCTTGGTGGCTAGCGCGGAAGTGAAGAATATCCGCAAGCTGATACCGTATAAATAA
- a CDS encoding phenylalanine--tRNA ligase subunit beta, giving the protein MKFTLNWLKEFVDFTGTTDELAKLLTMAGLEVESVSALTDGAGSADQLIEIGVTPNRGDCLGIAGIAREVAALTGASLKSPPVCAPTKNAATYPRVKVRIDNRDLCPRYSARVVDSVQIAPSPGWLRARLEACGFRAINNVVDVTNYVMLETGQPLHAFDLERLTHKQIVVRRAHQQEKIKTLDGVERELALDDLLICDNDVPVALAGVMGGSDSEVIDSTRTLLLESANFAPASIRRTAKRLALRSEASHRFERGVDPQGTLAALDRAVYLLGEIAGAQPVGAVIDRYPRKAKPTAIVLREARIEKLLGVALPLSQAEKLLRSIGMKTARLGKGGVKVFCPTSRPDISREADLIEELARLHGYDRIPSTLPWLKSSGGKRDYRLIWERKLRSFMAGEGLAETINLPFTSETLNRVFPGLWSAPKAVPVLNPLAKDNGEMRHSLLGGLIENLKYNLAHKTESVALYHLGKTFALTRDVESAERQVVGGILFGPRARRGLRLGNVTPLGFFECKGLIETLLEQFDLSSAATWSAVEMASLHPGQSAQLSLNGVAAGYLGQLHPDACEQLEVPTCCVFELDFEKLLEYAPRRIAAHALPRFPAVERDVALVVDGDFAAQKVIAWIATLGEALIEHVDVFDQYFGAPIPEGKKSLAYKVSYRAEDRTLTDLEVNTLHQSLVERLGNSFGAERRS; this is encoded by the coding sequence ATGAAGTTCACTCTCAACTGGCTCAAAGAATTTGTCGACTTCACCGGCACCACCGATGAGCTGGCCAAGCTGCTCACCATGGCCGGACTCGAAGTTGAATCGGTCAGCGCTTTAACTGACGGAGCGGGCAGCGCCGATCAGCTTATTGAAATCGGTGTCACACCCAACCGCGGCGATTGCCTGGGTATCGCCGGCATCGCCCGGGAAGTCGCCGCGCTTACCGGCGCGAGTCTAAAATCACCGCCAGTCTGTGCGCCGACAAAAAACGCGGCGACGTATCCACGCGTCAAGGTGAGAATTGACAATCGCGATCTTTGCCCGCGCTATTCGGCGCGCGTCGTCGACTCCGTGCAAATCGCGCCTTCGCCCGGCTGGCTGCGCGCACGGCTTGAAGCCTGCGGCTTTCGCGCCATTAACAACGTCGTCGACGTGACCAATTATGTCATGCTCGAAACCGGCCAGCCGTTGCACGCCTTCGACTTGGAGCGTTTGACGCACAAGCAGATCGTCGTGCGTCGGGCCCATCAACAAGAAAAAATAAAAACCTTGGACGGTGTCGAACGTGAGCTGGCGCTGGACGATTTACTCATCTGCGATAACGATGTGCCGGTGGCGCTGGCCGGCGTCATGGGCGGCAGCGATTCTGAAGTGATCGACTCAACGCGCACGCTTTTGCTCGAAAGCGCCAACTTCGCGCCGGCGTCGATTCGCCGCACCGCCAAACGGCTCGCCCTGCGCAGCGAAGCGTCGCATCGTTTCGAGCGCGGCGTCGATCCCCAAGGCACGTTGGCCGCCCTCGACCGCGCGGTTTATCTGCTCGGTGAAATCGCCGGTGCGCAACCGGTCGGCGCGGTGATCGATCGCTATCCGCGCAAAGCTAAACCGACGGCGATCGTCCTGCGCGAAGCGCGCATCGAAAAACTGTTGGGCGTGGCGCTGCCGCTAAGCCAAGCGGAAAAGCTCTTGCGTTCCATCGGCATGAAAACCGCCCGTCTAGGCAAGGGCGGCGTGAAAGTTTTTTGTCCGACTAGCAGGCCGGATATTTCCCGGGAAGCGGACTTGATCGAAGAGTTGGCGCGCTTGCATGGCTACGATCGGATTCCTTCGACATTGCCGTGGCTCAAATCGTCGGGCGGCAAACGAGATTACCGTTTGATCTGGGAACGCAAGCTTCGGTCTTTCATGGCCGGCGAAGGTTTGGCGGAGACGATCAACTTGCCGTTTACCAGCGAAACCCTGAACCGAGTGTTTCCCGGACTGTGGAGCGCGCCCAAGGCGGTGCCGGTGCTGAATCCGTTGGCCAAGGACAACGGCGAAATGCGCCACAGCTTGCTTGGCGGTCTGATCGAAAATTTGAAATATAATCTGGCGCACAAGACTGAGAGTGTGGCGCTGTATCATTTGGGCAAGACTTTTGCTCTAACGAGGGATGTCGAAAGCGCCGAGCGCCAGGTTGTCGGCGGAATTCTCTTCGGCCCGCGTGCGCGGCGCGGCTTGCGGCTCGGCAATGTTACGCCTTTAGGCTTTTTCGAATGCAAAGGATTGATCGAAACGCTGCTTGAACAATTTGATCTAAGCTCGGCGGCCACTTGGTCGGCCGTGGAAATGGCGAGCTTGCATCCCGGACAGTCGGCGCAATTATCACTGAACGGCGTCGCCGCTGGTTACTTGGGACAGCTCCATCCGGACGCTTGCGAACAGTTGGAAGTGCCGACTTGCTGCGTCTTTGAACTTGACTTCGAAAAACTGCTTGAGTATGCTCCGCGGCGAATCGCGGCCCATGCGCTGCCGCGCTTTCCAGCGGTGGAACGGGACGTTGCGCTGGTGGTCGACGGCGACTTCGCGGCCCAAAAAGTGATCGCTTGGATCGCCACACTTGGCGAAGCCTTGATCGAACATGTCGATGTCTTCGACCAATATTTCGGCGCGCCCATTCCCGAAGGTAAAAAGAGTTTGGCCTACAAAGTTTCTTACCGCGCGGAGGATCGCACGCTGACCGATTTGGAGGTCAACACATTGCATCAGAGTTTAGTGGAGCGGCTGGGCAACAGCTTTGGCGCCGAACGGCGCAGTTAG